CGGCTGCTCATCAGTATTCTTTAGGGGGAAATATTTTTTATTTCGTGGGTGCGGAAACCATGCTCCGCCATGTCGGATGGGGGCACTGATCCGCCCGGCAGGCACGGGCTTCCTGGGCCGGGCGTAAAAGACGGGTCCGGCAACGGTACGGCCGCAGGACCGGAGAACCTGCACCCGAAGCGGCCCTGGCGGGCGCAGGCGGCGGGAAGGTGACGAAAGAAAAAATCCCCGGCGGGATCGACCGGCCGGGGATTCGATGAAACGTGGTTTATGTCGCTTGCATGACGTTGTTTCGATTAACGCAGCAGGCTCATCACGCCATTCGGCAGCGTGTTGGCCTGGGCCAGCATCGCGGTGCCGGCCTGCTGCAGGATCTGGCCGCGGGTCATGCTGGCGGTTTCCGCCGCGAAGTCGGTGTCGACGATACGGCTCTTCGACGCGGACAGGTTTTCCGTCGTGGTCGACAGGTTGGCGATCGCCGACGAGAAGCGCGACTGCAGTGCGCCGTAGGCGGCACGCTGGGTGTTCACCGTGGCCAGCGAGGCATCGGCGATCTTGATGGCTGCCTGTGCGCCTTCGAACGTCGAGATGTCCAGGCTGGCGACCGATTTCAGGCTCGAGGTGCCTGCACTGCCCAGGCCGGAACCGTCGGTGACCTTGAATGCGCCTTCCGAGTCGTAGCTGAGCTGGCCGTTGCCGGTGGCCTTGGCGGCGATTGCTTTCGCATCGAACGCCGTGCCGGCGGTACCGGTCGAGGTGTACTGCGCCACGTCGAGCCTGGTGTTGTCGGCGGTGTTCGTGTTTTCGATCTGGATATCCGCGCCGCTGGCATGGGTCAGCTTCAGGCCCTTGTTGACGGAATCGTATTCCGCCGTCACGCCGGTCTTGGCCGATTGGGCGTTGATCGCGTTGATGCCGGCGGCGAAGTCGGCGGCGGTGGAAGCGGTGCCGCCCACGGTGAAGTTGATCGCCACGCCCTTGTCGCCGTTGTCGCCCTTCAGCTCGAACGAGTAGGACTCGGCCGCCAGCCCCATGGAAACCTCGGTCTTGGCCGATGCGGTCACGCCGGTCGACGAGGTCTGCGCGTTGACCTTCGAGGCCAGCGACTTGGCTGTATCGGTTGCTTCGACATCGATCGCCGCGCCGCTGCCGCGCACGCCGGCAACCTGCATCGTGGTGCCGGCGGCGATGTTGGTGGTGCCATCGGTCTTGATGACGGCCGCATCGGCTTTCACGTTGTTGTTGCCGTACGTGTTCGTGTTGAAGTTCGCGCCGGTGGCGGAGATCAGCTGGTTGGCGTCGGCGCCGACCTGGAAGTTGGCGGTGCCCATCGAACCATCCAGCAGCTGCTGGCCGTTGAACGAGGTGGTTTGTGCGATACGGCTCAGTTCCGAGCCCAGCTGGGTCACCTCGGTCTGGAGTGCCTGGCGGTCCGATGCCGAGTTCGATGCGTTCGACGACTGGACGGCCAGTTCGCGGATACGCTGCAGGATGTCGCCGGAGGAGGACAGGGCGCCCTCGGCGGTTTGCGCCATCGACACGCCGTCGTTGGCGTTGCGGGTCGCTTGCGTCATGCCGCGGATCTGGGAATTCATGCGGTCGGAAATCGCCAGGCCGGCGGCGTCGTCTTTCGCGCTGTTGATGCGCAGGCCGGACGACAGGCGTTGCAGGGAAGTCGACAGGGCGCCTTGCGAGCCCGACAGGTTACGTTGCGAATTCAGGGAAGCGATGTTGGTGTTGATGACCGATGCCATGGTAACTCTCCAGACGGTACTGCTGTTTGGGCACTTTGCTCGTCAACTTTGGCCCGCCACGCTGTTCCGTGACGCTCAAGCCGCTGTTGTTACTGGTAACGGATTCCGTATGGAAAGCTTTAGGCGTTTTTCCCGGAAGAATTTTCAAGCCAGGGCCTCAAGTACCGGGGGCGGCATGCGCCTTGTCGACCGGCGGCTGGATTTCTTTAGCCCGAATTGAAGGGTTTTTTGCCGTCAATTCCGCGCTTTGAAGGGGCAAAAAAAATCCCCGGCGGGTTACCCGGCCGGGGATTCTTGTCTGTAGCGCAGCGAATTTACGCCTTGTTGCCCACGCTTGTCGACGCTTGTTCCTATTAACGCAGCAGGCTCATCACGCCGTTCGGCAGCGTGTTGGCCTGGGCCAGCATCGCGGTGCCGGCCTGTTGCAGGATCTGGCCGCGGGTCATGCTCGCGGTTTCCGCCGCGAAGTCGGTGTCGACGATGCGGCTCTTCGACGCGGAAAGGTTTTCCGTCGTGGTCGACAGGTTGGCGATCGCCGACGAGAAGCGCGACTGCAGTGCGCCGTAGGCGGCACGCTGGGTGTTCACCGTGGCCAGTGAGGCATCGGCGATCTTGATGGCTGCCTGTGCGCCTTCGAACGTCGAGATGTCCAGGCTGGCGACCGATTTCAGGCTCGAGGTGCCTGCACTGCCCAGGCCGGAACCGTCGGTGACCTTGAATGCGCCTTCCGAGTCGTAGCTGAGCTGGCCGTTGCCGGTGGCCTTGGCGGCGATTGCTTTCGCATCGAACGCCGTGCCGGCGGCACCGGTCGAGGTGTACTGCGCCACGTCGAGCCTGGTGTTGTCGGCGGTGTTCGTGTTTTCGATCTGGATATCCGCGCCGCTGGCATGGGTCAGCTTCAGGCCCTTGTTGACGGAATCGTATTCCGCCGTCACGCCGGTCTTGGCCGATTGGGCGTTGATCGCGTTGATGCCGGCGGCGAAGTCGGCGGCGGTGGAAGCGGTGCCGCCCACGGTGAAGTTGATCGCCACGCCCTTGTCGCCGTTGTCGCCTTTGAGCTCGAACGAGTACGACTCGGCCGCCAGCCCCATGGAAACCTCGGTCTTGGCCGATGCGGTCACGCCGGTCGACGAGGTCTGCGCGTTGACCTTCGAGGCCAGCGACTTGGCGGTATCGGTCGCTTCGACATCGATCGCCGCGCCGCTGCCGCGCACGCCGGCAACCTGCATCGTGGTGCCGGCGGCGATGTTGGTGGTGCCATCGGTCTTGATGACGGCCGCATCGGCTTTCACGTTGTTGTTGCCGTACGTATTCGTGTTGAAGTTCGCGCCGGTGGCGGAGATCAGCTGGTTGGCATCGGCGCCGACCTGAAAGTTGGCGGTGCCCATCGAACCATCCAGCAGCTGCTGGCCGTTGAACGAGGTGGTCTGTGCAATACGGCTCAGTTCCGAGCCCAGCTGGGTCACCTCGGTCTGCAGTGCCTGGCGGTCCGATGCCGAGTTCGATGCGTTCGACGACTGGACGGCCAGTTCGCGGATACGCTGCAGGATGTCGCCGGAGGAGGACAGGGCACCCTCGGCGGTCTGCGCCATCGACACGCCGTCGTTGGCGTTGCGGGTTGCCTGCGTCATGCCGCGGATCTGGGAATTCATGCGGTCGGAAATCGCCAGGCCGGCGGCGTCGTCTTTCGCGCTGTTGATGCGCAGGCCGGACGACAGGCGCTGCAGGGAGGTCGACAGGGCGCTTTGCGAGCCCGACAGGTTACGTTGCGAATTCAGGGAAGCGATGTTGGTGTTGATGACCGATGCCATGGTGACTCTCCAGACGGTACTGCTGTTTGGGCACTTTGCTCGTCAACTTTGGCCCGCCACGCTGTTCCGTGACGCTCAAGCCGCTGTTGTTACTGGTAACGGATTCCGTATGGAAATCTTTAGGTGATTTGGGGAAAATATTGAAGTTTTTTGCGCTGAATCAGTACGCGATGACAGATATTTAATGATGTTTCACGATTCTTGCTGACAAATTAAAAAGCCCGGCATTGCCGGGCTCTTCAGTATCAACCACAGGAACGGGGTAGAGGGCTCTACTCCGCGACAATGACCCGGTTCTTGCCGGACTTCTTCGCCACGTACATGGCGCGGTCGGCCCGCGATACCAGCGCGGTCTGGTCTTCGCCCTGGCGGCGCAACGCCACGCCGGCCGAGAACGTGATCAGCACCTTTTCATTCTCGTGCATGAAGAAATGCCGGGTAAGTTCCCGTTGCAGGCGGGTCATCGTGGCAACGGCCGCGTCCACCGCGGTCTCGGGCAGCAGGATCAGGAATTCCTCGCCGCCGAAGCGGGCGATCACGTCCATCGAACGCAGCGTTTCCTTGACGATCTTGACCAGGTGCTTCAGCGCGCTGTCGCCGGCGATGTGGCCGTACGTATCGTTGAGTTTCTTGAAATCGTCCAGGTCCAGCACGGCGATGCACAGCGGCGTGCCGCGCCGATCGGCACGGGCCGTTTCGCGCTCGAACACGTCGTCCAGGCCGCGGCGGTTCAGGCTGCCTGTCAGCTGGTCTTCCCGCACCAGCTCGCTCATGTGCTGCAGCTGCGTTTCCAGTGACTTGATGCGCTCTTCCGCTTCCTGCACTTCCTGCCGCGCGGTCATCATGTTGTCGCGCGCCTGCAGCGCTTCGGCCTGCACCACGCGGGTATCGTGCAGCACGTCGTCGAGGATCTGGTTCAACTCGGTGATGTCGTTGGCATGGCTGATCTTCTCGGAATAGGCGCCGATCTTTTCCTGGAAGTCGCCGGTGGTGGCGGCCACCTGGCCGAGGCGGTCGATGAAGGTCATCACCATGTTCTTCACGGTGGCCTTCACATCCGCCATGCTGTGCTTGAGCTGGCTCTGCTTGTAGATCACGTCCTTCAGCGTGCGGGTGGCCGCTTCCAGCGCACGTGCGTCGAGCGGGCCCGCGATCAGCGCCTGCACGGCGTCGACCTGGCCGCGCAGCCATGAATCGTCGTCCAGCAGTTCGCTGACATTTTCCAGCAGCAGGCGGAACAGCCGCAGCAGCAGCTCCTGCTGCTCGGCCGTGTCGCCGTGCTTCAGTTCGATCTGGTAGCACAGCTGTTTCAGCCGCACGGCGATCTCGGAAAGGTCGGCCTCCGTATGCGCTTCCTTCGTCGCCGCGCCCAGCGATGCCGCTTCCTCCGCCATGGCCGGCGCGCCCGCCAGCAGCGACGCCACCGCCAGCGTCAGCGTACGGCTGAGCAGGTCGCGCAGCAGCCGGGTCTGCTCGCCCTCGGCCATCGGCGCCAGTTCGATGCCACCCTTCTTCACCGGCCGCTCGGCCAGTTGCGACAGCGCCGTGGCATAGGCATCCCAGTCGCGCGTCTTTACGGCACGGTTGAAACGGCGGCCGAAATCGGCCAGCTCGCCGGGCTGTTCGGCGATCCGCGAGGCGAAGCGGCTCAACACGTTCTCGGGGCCCGGATCGGCGGGAATCGCCACCACGGGCGCCGGCGCCGGAATGCCGGCGATTTCATTGTAAATGTCGCGATAGGCATCCGGCGTTGGCGAGATGCGGCGCACCGCCAGGCGGCGAAATGCCTCGCGTGCAATCTCGGCCGGATTCTGATCAGCAGGGCTTGGGGGTTTGCTCGACATCGCGCTTGCAGCCTTTACAAAGGATTACCTGTAGCTTCCCATCTTAAAGTAACAATGGATTTGCCGATGCACGGAGCAGCGGGGCTAATTTCCTTTATTTCCGGAACCAGGAGTTTCTGGAAAACAGTTGTCCAAGTTGCCA
Above is a window of Pseudoduganella dura DNA encoding:
- a CDS encoding flagellin N-terminal helical domain-containing protein, which codes for MASVINTNIASLNSQRNLSGSQSALSTSLQRLSSGLRINSAKDDAAGLAISDRMNSQIRGMTQATRNANDGVSMAQTAEGALSSSGDILQRIRELAVQSSNASNSASDRQALQTEVTQLGSELSRIAQTTSFNGQQLLDGSMGTANFQVGADANQLISATGANFNTNTYGNNNVKADAAVIKTDGTTNIAAGTTMQVAGVRGSGAAIDVEATDTAKSLASKVNAQTSSTGVTASAKTEVSMGLAAESYSFELKGDNGDKGVAINFTVGGTASTAADFAAGINAINAQSAKTGVTAEYDSVNKGLKLTHASGADIQIENTNTADNTRLDVAQYTSTGAAGTAFDAKAIAAKATGNGQLSYDSEGAFKVTDGSGLGSAGTSSLKSVASLDISTFEGAQAAIKIADASLATVNTQRAAYGALQSRFSSAIANLSTTTENLSASKSRIVDTDFAAETASMTRGQILQQAGTAMLAQANTLPNGVMSLLR
- a CDS encoding GGDEF domain-containing protein, with protein sequence MSSKPPSPADQNPAEIAREAFRRLAVRRISPTPDAYRDIYNEIAGIPAPAPVVAIPADPGPENVLSRFASRIAEQPGELADFGRRFNRAVKTRDWDAYATALSQLAERPVKKGGIELAPMAEGEQTRLLRDLLSRTLTLAVASLLAGAPAMAEEAASLGAATKEAHTEADLSEIAVRLKQLCYQIELKHGDTAEQQELLLRLFRLLLENVSELLDDDSWLRGQVDAVQALIAGPLDARALEAATRTLKDVIYKQSQLKHSMADVKATVKNMVMTFIDRLGQVAATTGDFQEKIGAYSEKISHANDITELNQILDDVLHDTRVVQAEALQARDNMMTARQEVQEAEERIKSLETQLQHMSELVREDQLTGSLNRRGLDDVFERETARADRRGTPLCIAVLDLDDFKKLNDTYGHIAGDSALKHLVKIVKETLRSMDVIARFGGEEFLILLPETAVDAAVATMTRLQRELTRHFFMHENEKVLITFSAGVALRRQGEDQTALVSRADRAMYVAKKSGKNRVIVAE
- a CDS encoding flagellin N-terminal helical domain-containing protein, with protein sequence MASVINTNIASLNSQRNLSGSQGALSTSLQRLSSGLRINSAKDDAAGLAISDRMNSQIRGMTQATRNANDGVSMAQTAEGALSSSGDILQRIRELAVQSSNASNSASDRQALQTEVTQLGSELSRIAQTTSFNGQQLLDGSMGTANFQVGADANQLISATGANFNTNTYGNNNVKADAAVIKTDGTTNIAAGTTMQVAGVRGSGAAIDVEATDTAKSLASKVNAQTSSTGVTASAKTEVSMGLAAESYSFELKGDNGDKGVAINFTVGGTASTAADFAAGINAINAQSAKTGVTAEYDSVNKGLKLTHASGADIQIENTNTADNTRLDVAQYTSTGTAGTAFDAKAIAAKATGNGQLSYDSEGAFKVTDGSGLGSAGTSSLKSVASLDISTFEGAQAAIKIADASLATVNTQRAAYGALQSRFSSAIANLSTTTENLSASKSRIVDTDFAAETASMTRGQILQQAGTAMLAQANTLPNGVMSLLR